The Infirmifilum lucidum DNA segment GAGTTATAGGCACCATGAGCGTGAAGACCGGGAACACGTAGGCGAAGAGAACAAGCCACACTACAAACCTCTTACCGGGGTAGTTGAATCTAGCCAGACTATACCCTGCCAGAGAGCCGAAAAATACGCCAAGTATTGATGCTACAAGAGAGACTATAAAGCTGTTACTGATATATATTATCATGGGGTCTGGAATAGTAGCTCTCAGTCCCTGCCCCCTCAGTATAGCTTCATATGTAGGGCTAAAGAGGCTAATATAGTGGTCTAGTGTCATGCGGGATGGAAGGGGTTTCCAGGCTTCCTCATGTGGGGAGAGGCTTGTCTTGAACGCCCAGAAGGAGGGGACTATTATCCATAGTAGGAGTAGTGTACTTCCGAACACTATAACTATCCGCTTGTAGAGGTTTTGTCTCGTAGGCATAGCTACTCCCCCATCTGTCTCAACGTGAAGTATATCAAGGCAAGGTAGATGGGCAGAACTAGGATACTATACGCTGCTGCTAGCGGCATGTTAACTTCTGTCTGGAAGGCTATCTTGTATGTCTGGATTGGTATAGTGAGAGTTGCATCGATAGGGCCTCCGCCCGTTGTCATGTATATCTGGGTGAATTCGCCCATAGTCCACATTAGGGATAAGAGAACCACAGTAAGTATAACAGGTTTTAGCATGGGGAGAGTTATATGCCTGAACTTCTGAAGTGCTGTAGCGCCATCGATGTCCGCTGCCTCGTAGAGGTCAACAGGTATCGCCTGTAGTCCTGCCAAATACCCCATGAAGAAGAAAGGCCAGCCATGCCATATATTGAGTATAACCACTGACAACATCGCGTTGTTGTAGCTCAGCCAGTGTACGGGTTGTAAACCGAGGGCTTTCAGGAGTGTATTAAATGTACCTCTGTAATCGTAGTTAAACCAGAAGAGAACTGCGCAAACAAAAGATGGAAATGCCCAGGGGAGAATAGAAAAACCTCTCAAGAAGCCCCTCCCCCAGAACTTCTCGTTTAAGAGGAGAGCTGCGCCAAGTCCGATCAATGCTTTTACGAATACAGAGGAAAACGAGTATATTATCGTGTTAGCTACTGTCTTGTAGAAAGTTTCGGAGGAGAGAAGCCTCTGGTAGTTATAAAGCCCAGCAAATACTGGTTCGCCGCCAACAGGTTTAGCCTGGAAACTGAGCCACACTTCGTAGATTATTGGTACGATGAAGATGAAGAATACTAGAACTACTGTGGGAAGCACGTAGAACCACCGGTACATAGAGTCCTTAAGCCTTCTTTTCATAACAGGAACACCAGGAAAAAGTATAAAAAAATCAAAATTTTAAACTTAATTTATCCGCCATATACTCTCTTTACCTCCTCTCGTAGTTTTTGAGCGTAGAAGTCTATTACTGTGTCGTAGTTCTCTCCTTTGACGACCGCTCTCTGAATCATTTCGTTCCAAATGAAGCCTTCACGGAAGGTTTCACTGACTGTTGTTCTTTCGCCAAGCGGGAATGCTGCTGTCTCCATGAATTTGACTTTCTCTATTGCTTTGGCCGGGTCTTCACCGAATGCGAGGTATTTGCCTGCTTTCCAGTCTCTTGAAATTACAGCCATTTGACTCTTGAAAATTGGGAGCGCATAGAGCGCTGAGGCTTCTACGAAACCTCGCCTGTAGTCATCTTTGTCGGCGAATAGGTAGTAGACGAGGTCTTTTGCAAGCTCTGGGTATTTTGTTGTCTTGAATATAAATACGCTCTCATCCCCACAGTCAACCGAAACTGGTAATAGGAAGAGTTTTGTGACTGCAGCTAGCTTTGGGTTCTGGGTCATTAGAGCGTAGTAGATACTAGCAGGGTTTATAGCCATAGCTATCTTCCCCTCGATGTAGGCTTTGTTGTTAGAGACATCAACCCACTGGTCGCTGTCAGGCGGTGTAAGCCCCTCTGTCCAAATTTTCCTCTCTATCTCAAAGGCCCTCTTAAGAGCACTCCTGTACGGCTCCTTGTCCATTATAACCCCGTTAACAGACCTGCTTGTCAACATCCCACCTCCGTAGCCACCCCAAAAGTGCTGGAAAGTCCACCACGTGTCATACCCATTTAGTCCGAGTGGTAATCCTATCCCATACACGCCGGGCTCAACCATATGTAGCTTCTTAGCGGCAACATATAAGTCGTCTAGTGTTTTCAGGGGGAACAAGTCCTGTGCACCAGCCTTCTCTACGATGTCCCATCTAACGTGTAGCCATGTTGCTTCAAACATCGTGGGGATACAGTAGTAGTGTCCTTCCCATGAACACTGTTTTAACTTGACTTCGTAGATGTCGCTCTCGTTGAGATTCTTTACAATATCGTCGATTGGTAGCAGAAGGCCACGCTCGGCAAATATTGCGACAGGGTGCCCGTTTATCACGATATCTGGTGGATTCCCGGCTTCAACAGCGGCAATTAGTTTCTTACCTATGTCGGCTACTGCTAGCCATGTTATCTCTACATCAACATTATTCTTAGCCGCCCATTCCCTTACTTTCTTTTCAACCCAGTACATTTGTGGGGGGACGAATGTTGCTCTCCCCCAGATTACGAGTTTAGGCTTCTCTGCTGGGGTTGGTGCTGGTTTGACGAAGAAAAGCACAGCTAGGCCTACTACCGCTAGTAATGCTATGATCGCGACGGCTAGGATCACCCTACTCTTCTGCTTACCTTTTTGCTCACTCATACAACTTAATCAAATAAGAGTCTTACTAATCTCTTTTAAGCCAAACTTGTTAGGCTAAAAATTTCGCAGGTATTCCTCGAGTAATCTTTTTATACTTTCCTCTTGACCTCCTCGAGCCGGTAAAAGTGGTTTTTTGGGATAGCAGTGTTTAATACCCCTTACTCTCAACACTGTGTAGGCAATAGATATTGGACTGCCGAGCCTGTGTAGTTCCTCGCGTAGCTTGTTTATTCGAAATTGAAGTACCCTTGCTTTCTCAAAATCACCCTCCTCCAGGGTTTTGAAGAGCTCATACACGATTTCTGGAAGGTAGTTTGACATCCCGGGTATGAAAGACCTAGCACCCAAAACCCAGGTAGGCAGCATTAGGGCTTCTGTTCCAACGATAACGTCGAACTCTTCGCCTGCAAAAAGCTTATAATTTATATACGTGAGGACGTCGAAACTGCTGTCTTTCACTCCGGCGACCCCTACCTCTTTAAGCTTAGCTGCCAGTTCGGGGGTTACCGGGTACCCTACTCGAGGAGGATTATTGTAGACATAGACTGGCAGATCTGTCGAGTTTACGAGCTCTCTGAAGAATTCTACGACAGCTTCTTCTGTGTGCCTATAGTAGAAGGGGGGGACACTCGCAACAGCTCTAGCTCCCACCTGCTCAGAGTGTTTAGCAAGTTCTACAGCCACTTCCGTTGATGTTGAGCCAACATGCACTACCACGTACTTTGAGGATGTCATGCGTTCAATTACCTTCTCAACAACTTTCTTCCTCTCTTCTACGCTCATCAGCGGGCCTTGGCCGTACGTCCCACATACATAGTACCCGTGAACATAGGGTTTCGTGAAGTCC contains these protein-coding regions:
- a CDS encoding ABC transporter substrate-binding protein, coding for MSEQKGKQKSRVILAVAIIALLAVVGLAVLFFVKPAPTPAEKPKLVIWGRATFVPPQMYWVEKKVREWAAKNNVDVEITWLAVADIGKKLIAAVEAGNPPDIVINGHPVAIFAERGLLLPIDDIVKNLNESDIYEVKLKQCSWEGHYYCIPTMFEATWLHVRWDIVEKAGAQDLFPLKTLDDLYVAAKKLHMVEPGVYGIGLPLGLNGYDTWWTFQHFWGGYGGGMLTSRSVNGVIMDKEPYRSALKRAFEIERKIWTEGLTPPDSDQWVDVSNNKAYIEGKIAMAINPASIYYALMTQNPKLAAVTKLFLLPVSVDCGDESVFIFKTTKYPELAKDLVYYLFADKDDYRRGFVEASALYALPIFKSQMAVISRDWKAGKYLAFGEDPAKAIEKVKFMETAAFPLGERTTVSETFREGFIWNEMIQRAVVKGENYDTVIDFYAQKLREEVKRVYGG
- a CDS encoding dihydrodipicolinate synthase family protein; the encoded protein is MMGTKLFGIIPPLLTPFDSQGKIDFEALGQLLDFTKPYVHGYYVCGTYGQGPLMSVEERKKVVEKVIERMTSSKYVVVHVGSTSTEVAVELAKHSEQVGARAVASVPPFYYRHTEEAVVEFFRELVNSTDLPVYVYNNPPRVGYPVTPELAAKLKEVGVAGVKDSSFDVLTYINYKLFAGEEFDVIVGTEALMLPTWVLGARSFIPGMSNYLPEIVYELFKTLEEGDFEKARVLQFRINKLREELHRLGSPISIAYTVLRVRGIKHCYPKKPLLPARGGQEESIKRLLEEYLRNF
- a CDS encoding carbohydrate ABC transporter permease — protein: MKRRLKDSMYRWFYVLPTVVLVFFIFIVPIIYEVWLSFQAKPVGGEPVFAGLYNYQRLLSSETFYKTVANTIIYSFSSVFVKALIGLGAALLLNEKFWGRGFLRGFSILPWAFPSFVCAVLFWFNYDYRGTFNTLLKALGLQPVHWLSYNNAMLSVVILNIWHGWPFFFMGYLAGLQAIPVDLYEAADIDGATALQKFRHITLPMLKPVILTVVLLSLMWTMGEFTQIYMTTGGGPIDATLTIPIQTYKIAFQTEVNMPLAAAYSILVLPIYLALIYFTLRQMGE